One Oryctolagus cuniculus chromosome 7, mOryCun1.1, whole genome shotgun sequence genomic window, tcctcctggtctcccatgcaggtgcagggcccaagcacttgggccatcctccactgcactcccaggccacagtagaaagctggactggaagaggagcaaccgggacagaatcaggcaccccaaccgggactagaacctggagtgccggcgccgcaggtggaggattaaccaagtgagtggcggcgccagccctgaggaCATTAATCCTAGTAGATTAGGGCTCCAAATCTGTGACCTCATTTCACTTTGATTACGTCCTCAGTCCAGCAACAGTCACATTAGGAGTTAGagcttcaacatgtgaattttgcAGGGATGCATTTCTGTTTATGTCACCCTGCACCTTCCCTACTGCCAAGCTTTGGAGAGCTTACAAATGCTGAGCTACACAATGGGGGATTGATGTGGGATCCTCCATGTCTGCCACCTACAGAGAGAACCTCAGTCCCATTAGATCATTGGTTACCTCAAAAAACTGCagaatcagccggcgccgtggctcaataggctaatcctccaccttgcggcgccggcacaccgggttctagtcccggtcggggcgccggattctgtcccggttgcccctcttccaggccagctctctgctatggccaggagtgcagtggaggatggcccaggtgcttgggccctgcaccccatgggagaccaggagaagcacctggctcctggctcctgccatcggatcagcgcggtgcgccggctgcagcggcggccattggagggtgaaccaacggcaaaggaagacctttctctctctgtctctctctctcactgtccactctgcctgtcaaaaaaaaaaaaaaaaaaaaaacaaaaaaacaaaaaaaaaaaaactgcagaatCTTCAGGGTTGTGATATTATAATTTCATGACTgtctcaccatctctctctctctttctgggacTTGTTACTAGCTGGACTATAATGAATGTTCAAGAAATAGTGGAACtgccgcctagcggcgccggcacaccgggttctagtcccggtcggggctccggattctgtcccggttgcccctcttccaggccagccctctgctgtggccagggagtgcagtggaggatggcccaggtgcttgggccctgcaccccatgggagaccaggaaaagcacctggctcctggctcctgccatcggatcagcgcggtgcgccggccgcagcgcgctggccgcggcggccattggagggtgaaccaacggcaaaggaagacctttctctctgtctctctctctcactgtccactctgcctgtcaaaaaaaaaaaaaaaaaaaaagaaatagtggaaCTGGAGCAGATGatgggtgcagcagttaagacgccacttggggcattgacattccatatgggagattgagtttggggctcctggcttcagcctggctcaatcctaatgattgcaggcatttagggaatgaaccaacagatgaaaactatctccctctctgtgtctctttcaaataattaatcaattaaaaaataaatagtgcaATGAAATTGACTCATCTCCACAACCTCTGGGCCACCAATGAGGCCTAAAAGGGAACCCGATGTCCATGCTAACTCCAAGACCTGTGCTAAGGCTCTCAGAGAGCCCTGTATGTCATTTAACTCTCTTGAAAGAGTAAGAGTCACTGCCACGAGTGCTGCCCATCATGGTTTCCGCATctcttgcttctctgtgtttccctTATTCCTGTTGTGGTTGACAGAGGACTTGGACAAGCTTCTCGCTTTTGAGTTTCATATACCATGCCCACTTCACCTACTGTAACATAGACTTTTAGAGGTACAAGAAGCTTTGGAGAACATTAAATTCATGGTGttaattttatagatgaaattTATGAGGCCCAGAGGGAGGAAGTAAATTCACACAAACAGCAAGACAGCAAGGCTAGGAGGAAAATCCAGGTCACTGAACATTAAGTCCTGTGTCCTTCACAGCACAGTGCAGAGTATGCCAGGTCAGCCCCATGAACCACATTGGACTCCACGCACCAAGTCAGGTCCAGGAGTGTACTGGTCCCACACATCACTAGGGTAGCTTTCAATACTGACCACAGCTATTTTATTTACATGTACTTCTTGTTTACATCAACAAGGCCCTCTAATGTTTCCATGTACCATAACACTTGAGGATCAAATGTTTTGTGTTGGTTACAGGTATCCTACCAGTTTCTGTGATATCATGGCAGATTGTATTATTATCCTTGTCATTTGTTGCCCTCCCTGTAGAGGAGTTACACATGCCTGTCCATTGCCATGTGACTTTCATTATTTCTCCATAGGAAGAAAAGGTTTCTTGACCTTTGCCATCAAGTCTGACCATGTGACTCATTTTGGCCAATGAGACATGAGCAACTAAATATATGTCACTTCTGATCAGAAACTTTAAGAACAACATATATTTTGGCCATTGTTCCTTTTCCTCTGTAGTAAGAATGGCATGTTCCACATGAGGGCTCCTCCTTCAGGGTGGATCTGAGACTACAGAAGCCAAGACCAACCTACAACTTTCCTGGAATACAAGCAATAAATAAACTACCACTGTAAGCCACTATTGCAGTTATTTATTACACAACATAACAACTTGATCAAGACAGCCACGTTTGTTTTGGGTACACTTGTTTTGTTGAAAAGTGCTGTGTTGGTTGAAATGCACAATGTTGGTTGTATGCATTACAAATTGTGTCCCTTTCTTCAGTGTTGCATATTCTGTCTCCGgcctctcctggctcccaggtcgCTAGGCAACACTTCCACCACCTTGAGAAAAGCTGCCTTAATATccttgttcctcaggctgtagaccACGGGGTTGAGCAGGACAGTAAAAACATTGTAAAAGAGGGACACCTGCTTGTCTTGCTCAGGGGAGTAGCTGGAGTTGGGCCTCATGTAGATGTAAGTGGCTGGAACGTAGAAGAATGTGACCATGGTcaggtgggaggcacaggtggagaaggccttCCAGCGTCCCTGGGTGGACTTGATGTTGAGAATAGCCAGGGCAATGTGAATATAGGAGGCCAGGATGAGGGAGACGGGAGTAACAACCATAAAGACACTGATGACCAGGTCCACCAGTTCAATGAGGTGGGTGTCCACGCAGGCCAAGCTCCGCACCGAGGGGCCTTCACAGAAGTAGTGGTTCACCACATTGGGCCCACAGTATGGCAACCTCATGGTGAGAAACGTGTGAATCAGAGAAAAGATGAAACCAAAGACCAGTGTTCCCGCTGCCAACTGTGTGCACAGGCCCCAGCTGAGGATGACCGTGTAACGCAGTGGGTAGCAAACGGCCACGTATCGGTCGTAAGCCATAACTACAAAGAAGAGGCACTCCGTCAGGCCCAGGGCACCAAACACATACatctgcagccagcagccagcaaaaGGGATGGTCTGAGTGTAAGACAGAAGATGCACCAGCATCTGAGGTACGGTGGTGGTGATGGCGCTTATGTCCAGCAAGGAGAGGAcacagaggaagaagtacatgggagTGTGGAGACGGGAGTCCAGGCAGATCAGGGTGGCGACAAGCCCATTGCCCAGGACTGAACTCAGGTAGAGGAGAAAGAAGACCATGAAGAGGAGCCTGTTGGATATGGGGTCACTGGAGAAGCCCAGCAGGACAAATTCAGAAACCCAGCTTTCATTCTGCCCTGGAAGAATCCTCATGGTGGGCCCTGGAAGAGAGACACACTCGTGTCCTTGTCATCTCGAAGATGTAGCCTAGTAGGGATGCAGAGGCCGACAGGGGAGGATTTGATTGCAGCCGCACTGCTCTCTTGTGTGTActcttggacaagttacttaaccaTTTATGCAGTAAACACCTCATAAAATGTGCATATGCAATCTCCCTAACCCTCAGCAAACAACTGGCCATTCACAGGTCTCCCAACAAGAATGTACACCTACGCCACATCAGCCACATACGCCACATCAGCCCAGCCCCGGAAACTGTTACAGAAGGCGCGCCCCCCTGCCTGGGAGAACACTCTCAGTGTTAAACATTTCCCCTCGTCAGCTGGTGCAACGTGAGGTTTGGTCAAGAGAGGGCGATGGAGAGCACCCTACTGGGACCGCGTCTTCAGTTGTTCAGCCCGCCTCCTTCCTCAATCAGCTTGacagctgggggctgcaggcaccagcagcccctccctcaACTGATCTCTAGAGGCCAACAGCAGGCCGGGATGGCCCGAGTCTGGAGCCCTCCCCCCACagccccgcacccccaccccatgcccctTCCCATTCTGTGATACTCCACGCCTAGGGCTTAATCCATTTAGATCACAAGCTCCCGGCCATCTCTATGTggtctctcccatcccacccccaccccgcccccaatCTGAGTTCCAGTTTCCTCTGGGCTCCAGTCTCCAGCCCCCAGCGGTTCTGGTCAGTCCCACCCCAGGGTGGGAGTGACCAGGGGGCTCTGGCCCAGGATAccccaccctggaaggcagctccaAGGCAGCAAGGGAGTTGGGCGTCGGGTACGAACCTGGCAGCTCAGGAGTGGCCGCTCCGCTCACCCCGCACAAGAAGATGAAAAAACGCAGAGAGCTCAATGCCTTGATCGGCTTGGCTGCGGACAGCCGGAGAAAGAAGCCCAAGAAGGGCGCCAGCAGCCACTGCCTGCTCCGCACGGAGCCTCCGGACTCGGACACGGAGTCCAGctctgaggaggaagaggaattcGGTGTGGCTGGAAACCGCTCCCGCTTTGTCCCGGGAGACTACTTAATGATGCCACAAGACCTGTTACCCACTCCGTGCTTTGGGCGTCCTCGCTGCCTGTGCTGCGGCCTGAGTGGGCTTGGTGTAGATGCAGGGTGCTCCAGGGAGCATCTGGAGGCCCTCAAGGGAAAAAGTAGAACAATGAAATCTAATCAGAAAGTTCATTTCAAGAAATccccgggctggcgctgtggcacggcgggttaacaccctggcctgaagcgtcggcatcccatatgggcgccggttctagtcccggctgcttctcttccaatccagctctctgctatggcctgggatagcaatggaagatggcccaagtccttagacccctgcacccacatggaagaccgggaaagaagctcctggctcctggctttggatcagcacagctctggcgattgcaaccatctggggagtgaaccagcggatggaagactttctctgtctctacctctctgtgtaactccatctttcaaataaataaaaataaatcttttttaaaaaaaagaaatcgctggcactgtggctcaataggctaatcctccgcctcgcggcgccggcacaccggattctagtcccagtcggggcgccggattctgtcccagttgcccctcttccaggccagctctctgctgtggcccgggagtgcagtggaggatggcccaagtgcttgggccctgcaccccatgggagaccaggagaagcacctggctcctggcttcggaccagcacgatgcgctggctgctgcgcactggccgtggtggccattggagggtgaaccaacagcaaaggaagacctttctctctgtctctctctttcactgtccactctgcctgtcaaaaataaaaaaaaaatttaaaaataaaaataaagaaatccccAAACTTAACGAAGATCTACTCACCAAGCAAAAACAACCTGAAAAGATTGCATCTGGACGGGCTTAAACAAAGTCCGGATGAACATCCCAGAAATGGATAAAAAGATGAACAGATTTCACTGTTGACCTCTGCAGTAAACCACCTCGAAGCCAATGTTCAGCCAGCTGCAGACTTGATTAGCCTGCAGTCCACTGTGGAGGGACTTCCGACCAGTGTAGGGTCCATCGGCAACACTTTAAACAGCGTCCATATTGCTGGGCTCTTGTGGGGGCAATACAGAAGGCTGTGGATGCGCATAAGAAGGCCAGGGAGCTACTGCAGAATGATATGCACCAGCACTTCTCAGTGGAGCCCAGTGGAAGCTACCAGCCCATTCCATCACCTTCGGTTACATCAGAACTGGACCCACAAAGTGAGAACCTGAAACAGAAGGATGATAGAGCTGCCACTCGGAAAA contains:
- the LOC100353183 gene encoding olfactory receptor 2A12-like; amino-acid sequence: MRILPGQNESWVSEFVLLGFSSDPISNRLLFMVFFLLYLSSVLGNGLVATLICLDSRLHTPMYFFLCVLSLLDISAITTTVPQMLVHLLSYTQTIPFAGCWLQMYVFGALGLTECLFFVVMAYDRYVAVCYPLRYTVILSWGLCTQLAAGTLVFGFIFSLIHTFLTMRLPYCGPNVVNHYFCEGPSVRSLACVDTHLIELVDLVISVFMVVTPVSLILASYIHIALAILNIKSTQGRWKAFSTCASHLTMVTFFYVPATYIYMRPNSSYSPEQDKQVSLFYNVFTVLLNPVVYSLRNKDIKAAFLKVLGSREGAG